The Eriocheir sinensis breed Jianghai 21 chromosome 9, ASM2467909v1, whole genome shotgun sequence genomic sequence tatactgcgtccttgtgtgccccgtaccatatctgaggatgcgcatactgcatcctggctcgctttagccaatatacgagttattttatctttatatttatgcttacatctcaaaattatcaattaatttatgcttctttatgtgcaccatttaattctgcatgttttcatatataatacatgatgattatgttgagtttatggctcaaaacttgttatattcaatagcaacatttgaaatttggcacgcacggcgatcctggatacggcgcggggcgctgttttggcctggccatagcgagtttctttatgtgcaccatttaattctgcatgtttttatatataatacatgatgattgtgttgagtttatggctgaaagcttgttatattcaatagcgacatttgaaatttggcgcgtgcggcgatctcggatacggtgcggggcgctgttttggcccggccgtagtgaaggggttaagcttAGTGATGTGTAGGATGACATACTAATGTGATTCAAACCATTTGATACTAAATATTTTTGTACTTtttaagataatagaacacaataaaTAACCCCTCATTTTGTATTTCAACATACAGTGTTTTGTACATATCTATTTATGTTGCCCATCACTTTAAAATTATCATTGGAGCCAATATAATGAAACGTGGTGGCAAATTGGTAATATATTTTattgcttatttttttccttttttttctggggACCTATATGCCTGTACGGATCGTCCGATCCgtatacttttattatttttttcttacctcatTTTCACCCCCTAATATTGTGATGCCAAAACTGTGCCTAATATACAATATAGCCAAATGATTATACTTTAAAGTAATCACTTCAACTTTACGTAATTCACTCGTTTTTTTTATGactatttgaaaaaaaatgtataatccCTCCCCAACTCACCCTACACATACATAAACTGTCCCTTAATCAATATCTGAATACCCTCGACTCACGGCAAGAAAACTGACTAGGGGGGGAGCAAGAAGTTATGATAACGTGTGTGTTAAGGTTTTGTGTACGGCAGCAGGTGGCAGTCACCTGGGGGAGTTGCCAGGTCAACCTGTTGGTTGAAAGAGAACGGCGTTGAGTCCCCGTTACAAAAAGGGATGAATTATTTCTACGGCATTTGTCCGCTAACTATTGACGTAAAGCCTGTATTATCAATATAGCAAGAAGGGGGGATAATGCACCTCTGCCAGGTGTTGGGAAAATTAACCgagtaaaaaaaatcaatgtaATCATACTAACTTTATCTGATGGTAATTATAATCCAAGTGACCGGAGGTAACTTTTGGGGGGGTGCGTGCGGCGCCTGAGGGGGGCGGCGAGGCACGTGAAAAGGTATTGCACCAAATGTGGCAAGACAGCTTATGTAatggaaaaaacaaggaaaacaagaatgcataagcaagggggggaggggggatatgGAGCTGATgggatacaggtaactctcaatttatgtgagtttggtttacgcgtttttgaaataacgcagggtccaaaatccaaataaatgtttaatttacacgttttttcacttatatgcgatattttatggagtggccaccagatgtctcgcgcaactggactcacacggcgccgcggccacacagctgagctcagttcttcctgcgcgccacttgaacaacaatacagtacccacgctgccacgctactcaacaataggggtggacaggtaccggtaccagtaccggtactaatggtaccagctatactGTACgatactggtaccagactgctcagtaccagTACCattactagccagtcgctcatggtgtccctcattttttcctcacacgagtgaggctgagactgagtgcctgagtggatatctcggtgatatggatattctctctctctctctccactgaatgaagtgaatattgatttttcgatagaaacctacctcttgtttgatttacattgtttttgatttacgcgaccaaTTCAaagacacaatactcgcataaatcaaGGGTTATCTGTATTACACCATGGGAAAGAAATGTGGGGGATCTAACGGCCAAAAGGGGGGGTGGACATACTTAATACTTACATACACTTAAATGTACTATTGTGATCCTATTGTACTCCCAATATAACCCCTAGTACGTCGAGTCCTCAACCCCCATttgcttcccccctccccttttctcttaatTTACCACTCAAACCACTGGGTTATCTTGTACCCCAAGTTTGAGCCACTACATAGCaaagctgctttgtttactgtttaattgacaagaaaagagaacaccccgtgctgtggcaCCACAGTTCGAAAAACTTtttttctcaagtctatgaaaattgtaggactcccggtgttgtgttcctggctgtccTCCCGCAAACTACGCATGCTCAGAAACGAATGTAAACAAAGACTTGTTGATAAACAGAGCTGTTCTCACGCATCTCCTGACAGCATGGCCATGCTCACTTTGCTTGCCAGCTCCCCCACCTCATGAATCTATGATGCCTTCTAGCCCCCCAAAAGAATCTACCAAAATTACAGTGTGGCAACTTCTGTCATCCTGTGTTGTAAggcatcccatcctgatctgcgcatgcgaggactttgtttacatacacagggtgGATTAATTTTGGCACGGTACTGGATCTTTTGTCAACTGCCTATTGTGATCTGTCCCatccaagtttatttatatttttataaaagtaaatgACGATATATGTTTTGAATATGAAAAATGCATGAAATGTGAGTTtgttcctgcaccccttgtatgttagtaaatgtgataaaagatacaacctgcaccccttgtatgtcagtaaatgtgataaatgatacaacctacaccccttgtatgtcagtaaatgtgataaaagatacaacctacaccccttgtatgttagtaaatgtgataaatgatacaacctgcaccccttgtatgtcagtaaatgtgataaatgatacaacctacaccccttgtatgtcagtaaatgtgataaaagatacaacctacaccccttgtatgtcagtaaatgtgataaaagatacaacctgcaccccttgtatgttagtaaatgtgataaaagatacaacctgcaccccttgtatgttagtaaatgtgataaatgatacaacctgcaccccttgtatgttagtaaatgtgataaatgatacaacctgcaccccttgtatgttagtaaatgtgataaatgatacaacctgcaccccttgtatgttagtaaatgtgataaaagatacaacctacaccccttgtatgtcagtaaatgtgataaaagatacaacctgcaccccttgtatgttagtaaatgtgataaatgatacaacctacaccccttgtatgtcagtaaatgtgataaatgatacaacctgcaccccttgtatgttagtaaatgtgataaaagatacaacctgcaccccttgtatgttagtaaatgtgataaatgatacaacctgcaccccttgtatgtcagtaaatgtgataaatgatacaacctacaccccttgtatgtcagtaaatgtgataaatgatacaacctacaccccttgtatttcggtaaatgtgataaatgtgcaTTTTCCTCTGAGCGCTCTCGTCTTGCGGCGAACAAGGAGAACCCAAGCTCGTGTCTTCGAcatgtacaaacaggatgctcatacaccaagtcaccgctcgtaaaccaaggcatctttaatgggttttattttttttttttgctcgtaaatcaaagtGCTCGTAAACTAGGGCACTGCAGCTGCTGTCTATGGCATCGGTGGCTGGGTCATGCACAAACGAATATGTTCATCACCAAATCACAGAATGGAAAAGTGAAAGGGTAAAAGTAGTGAAGTTGGGGGACAGGATTTGTGGTGTTTTGGTGTGGTTTGGCTGCTCAGTGTTGACAGAGTAAAAGTGTTATGCCAGCA encodes the following:
- the LOC126995913 gene encoding keratin-associated protein 9-1-like, giving the protein MLVNVIKDTTCTPCMSVNVINDTTYTPCMSVNVIKDTTYTPCMLVNVINDTTCTPCMSVNVINDTTYTPCMSVNVIKDTTYTPCMSVNVIKDTTCTPCMLVNVIKDTTCTPCMLVNVINDTTCTPCMLVNVINDTTCTPCMLVNVINDTTCTPCMLVNVIKDTTYTPCMSVNVIKDTTCTPCMLVNVINDTTYTPCMSVNVINDTTCTPCMLVNVIKDTTCTPCMLVNVINDTTCTPCMSVNVINDTTYTPCMSVNVINDTTYTPCISVNVINVHFPLSALVLRRTRRTQARVFDMYKQDAHTPSHRS